The sequence tgcaagcccctGCACTACACGAGCATCATGAACCGGCGTGTGTGCGGCCTCCTGGTGGGAGCAGCGTGGGGCGGGGGCCTGCTGCATTCTGTTGGGCAGACCTTCCTCATTTTCCAGCTGCCCTTCTGTGGCCCCAAGGTCCTTGACCACTACTTCTGTGATGTGCACCCCGTACTGAAGCTGGCCTGCTCCGACACCTTCCTCATTGGAGTGCTGATCATCACCAATGGCGGCTCCATTTCGGTGATCAGCTTCACGGTCCTGCTCGCTTCCTACGTGGTCATTCTGTGCTCCTTGAGGAGCCAGACCTCAGAAGGCCGGCGCAAGGCCCTGTCCACCTGCGCCTCTCACGTGGCAGTTGTAAGCCTGTTCTTCATTCCCTGTTCCTTTGTCTACATGAGGCCCTGTGTCACCCTCCCTGTAGACAAGATAGTCGCTGTATTTTACACAGTGGTCACACCTCTCTTAAACCCCATCATCTATTCCTTCAGGAATGCAGAAGTGAAGAATGCCATGAGGAGGCTGATGGACGGAAAGTGATTTGGGAAGAGAAATAGATAACTTAGGTAGGGCCAATGGGAGAATCAAAGGATGGGAAATTGGGGCACAGGATTCCCACTTTGCTTCTACTTTTAACTGAGGGAGTGGCCCCAGGCCAGTCACTTTCTTTAAGTTTCAATCTCCTCATCTTTATGGGATTAGACAGGGTTAAAGGGATTTCTAGGACAAAGTGTTGGAGTCCTCTTCTAATGCTGCACTTCCACATTTGACAGTGACCTTGAGGCAGACTGGTTGGTTTTGAGACAGTGAACTCTTCTGGAAACCAGAGCCTCTCAGGGAATAATGATGAAGAATGAGGTGGGATGAAGAGGAGCAACGGCCATATGTCTTTATGTTTGAAAAGCCTGAACTTTTGGAGTCTGGGAAGTCACTCAAATGCTTAGAAATTCTATTGACTTGACTCCCTGAGAATGTGCCTAGTGGGTGCTGGGCAGGCTGAGTGGACCTAGAAGAGATTAGTTTTCAGAAAAGAAGGCATTTCAACTTTTGAAGAGATTCACATTGGTTCATGCTCGCATTAGACTCAGGCTTTCAAGATTTTAAGTGATTTGAAAGTACTGGCCAATGATACTCACTTTGTAGGCAcaagttttattttccatgtaatatGAATATTTTGATGTTTAACACTGTCTTTTTTCACACCTGTCTGTCATTCTTTCCCCCCTATTTTTTCTCCCTATACCTTTGGTTGTTTGGCCCATTGGTTTCCTCTGTGGTCAGCCTCTTAGTGTCTCATGATTCTCAGCCATTCCAAGAAAACACCCGAGAACTGAAAACCCGCCCTCCCATGCCACCATATTGAATTCTCGCTCTCCATCCACCAGCTCTCTACTCCTTTCCATTCCTCATTCTGGAGCTACGTTTGATTCAAGTGTGGGTTCAACTGCTCTTGGGTCCTCACTGCTTGTCCTATGGTATTTTAATCATCAGTTTTTGGGTCCTACTTAATGGAGCTACCATCACATGCCATAATAATATAACCCCCAACCCTAACCCCAACACTAACCCTCACTCTCAGGAGATgattcctcccccaccc is a genomic window of Phyllostomus discolor isolate MPI-MPIP mPhyDis1 chromosome 6, mPhyDis1.pri.v3, whole genome shotgun sequence containing:
- the LOC114500693 gene encoding olfactory receptor 4X1-like, with the translated sequence MVPLSNVTEIAFLGFSQNPGMQKVISVIFLLMYLAIVLGNGFIVVTIMASKGLTSPMYFFLGYLSFVEICYCSVTAPKLILDSFMERTVISLKGCITQIFFLHFFGGTEIFLLTVMAYDRYVAICKPLHYTSIMNRRVCGLLVGAAWGGGLLHSVGQTFLIFQLPFCGPKVLDHYFCDVHPVLKLACSDTFLIGVLIITNGGSISVISFTVLLASYVVILCSLRSQTSEGRRKALSTCASHVAVVSLFFIPCSFVYMRPCVTLPVDKIVAVFYTVVTPLLNPIIYSFRNAEVKNAMRRLMDGK